The segment AAGTGATGGTAGTCTGATATTTTTCTTCTACAGCCTTCAGGATTTCCGAAGATATAAGTTCTTCTTTCAGCGCAGACCACCCGAAATTATGGTTATCGATATTCATCCATTCGCCTTGCATATTGACCGTAAAGTCGAAGCCATTCGACAGAGAAACCACAACCCGATCTTTACTATCTAAAGGCAAGACCATAGAATTAGACAAAGATCCTCCAAAATATCTATTTATAAAAGCACGGACCTCTTTATCTGGGAGTATAGTTGGAGACGTATAATCCGGATTCGGAATGGAGAACCCCCATATTTGTTGATCGTCTGTTTCAAAATCATATTGAATCGTCTGTTCAGACTTCATCTGCCGGACCAGATAAATATTCTTTTCCGGACAGGCTTCTGTTAACTGTTCTACCACATCTCCTGGCAACGACGAATAAAAGCTATCAGGCAAGTACGCCTTCTCCGCATGGCGAACCTCCAACCAATCATTGTTCTGGTCGAAGTCGACAACAATATGATTGCTTAACCACAAAGAATAACGAAAGTCGGACTGGCTTTCATCCAGCGGGACAATGACATGTTCGATTTCCGCATCAAAAGAAAAGCTCGCAAAAACATACACCTGATCCGGCAAATATTGGTTGGGCTGCAGGCCTGTGTTATGTTCCATTTCCTTACCCAATAATTTCTTATCCTCCGTACTGTAAGCCAGCCATCTTTGGTCTTCCAAACCAAAAGCAATACCATATAATGTCTTATCGAGAGCCTGGATAGGTGATGTCGTTTCGGCTTCGATCTGCCGGATAGCATCTTCATAGGTAGTCTGGATAGAAGACGGAAGTTCCTTCGAATTGAAATGGATACTTGTCCACTCACCTGCGGCATTAAATACAAAATAGATTCCATCAGAAAAACTTACATAATAACAGACCTCTTCTGTACTCGGATCAATAATCTGCTCAGTCGACTGAGGAATCTCATCCGGATAAAGTTCTTGCAAGCTACTTTGAATATTCTCAGGCAACTCTTTCCGAAGATCTTCTACCCGACTATTTTCAGTACAACTGATATGAATCAGGAGTAAACATGCCATCAGGAAACTACATATTCTATCAACTCTCTTTTCCATGATACAATGATTTATTGATTACTGATGTTACAAACTTACAGAAAACCAGAAGAGATTCTATGATTCGGACGTTAATTAGTGTTGCCAAAACTTGTTGACGAGTGATAAATAATAAATGAAAGGCACGAAATCCTGCTCTTTTGAGAGCGATTCCGTGCCTTCACTCTTTATCGTTTCTGATAAGGATTAAGCGTTCAGAGCCTGTTCGATATCAGCAATAATATCATCTACATTTTCAATACCCACTGAGAAACGGATCAGGTCCGGAGCAATACCGGCTTCTTTCAATTGTTCATCCGACAACTGACGATGCGTATGACTGGCCGGATGTAAAACACAAGTACGAGCATCGGCCACATGGGTAACAATTGCTGCCAGTTTCAGATGATCCATAAAGCGGATAGCCACATCCCGTCCGCCTTTCAGACCGAAAGATAAAACACCGCACGAACCATTCGGCAGGTATTTCTGAGCCAGCTCATAATACTTGTTGCTCTTCAAGCCCGGATAGTTCACCCACGCTACCTTATCACATTTTTCCAGCCATTCGGCAACGGCCTGAGCATTCTTACAATGCTGAGGCATACGCAAATGCAAGGTCTCCAGTCCTAAATTCAGCAAGAAGGCGTTCTGAGGTGCCTGGATAGCGCCTAAGTCACGCATTAACTGACTGGTTGCTTTCGTAATGAAGGCCATTTTACCAAATGTCTTCGTATAAGTCAATCCGTGATATGATTCATCCGGCTGGCATAATCCGGGGAATTTGTCAGCATGGGCTTCCCAGTCGAAGTTACCACTATCCACAATAGCACCACCAACATTGGTCGCATGACCATCCATATATTTCGTCGTAGAATGAGTAACGATATCAGCACCCCATTCAAACGGACGGCAGTTGATAGGTGTTGCGAATGTATTATCTACGACAAGAGGCACGCCGTGCTTATGAGCTATACGGGCAAACTTTTCAATATCGAGAACCTTCACGCCCGGATTGGAAATAGTTTCACCAAACATCAGTTTCGTATTCGGACGGAATGCCTTGCTGATCTCTTCTTCGCTGGCATCTTCGTCGATGAATGTACAGTCGATACCCATTTTCTTCAAGGTAACGCCCAGCAGGTTATACGTTCCACCGTAAATACTGGTTGCACTGACAATATGATCACCCGCTTCACAAATATTGAAGCAAGTAAAGAAATTAGCCGCCTGCCCTGAAGAAGTCAGCATAGCAGCCACACCACCTTCCAAAGCAGCAATCTTTGAAGCTACTGCATCGTTGGTCGGATTCTGTAAACGCGTATAGAAATAACCACTATCTTCCAAGTCGAACAAACGAGCCATCTGTTCGCTGGTTTCATATTTGAATGTTGTACTCTGGTAAATCGGCAAAACTCGCGGTTCACCCTTCTTGGGATTCCACCCGGCCTGCACGCAAATTGTTTCAGGCTTGAATTTATTTTCCATTTGGCTTTTATATTAGATATTTGCTGGCAAAAGTACGAAATTAAGAACATATCAGTAGCATATTTCTCTTAAAGATTAAGAAATCCAAGTTATGATATCAAATATTGGAAAAAGGATCAGTTATACCGGGCAAATTAGGATTTACCACATATAAACATTATCTTTGACTGGATAAAACGATGCACAAGCAAACAAAACTACATAGTCATGAACAGGCTCTATCCAATAGGAATACAGAATTTTGAAGATCTTCGGTGTGGAGGATATATCTACGTCGACAAAACAATGCTTCTCTATAACCTG is part of the Parabacteroides sp. AD58 genome and harbors:
- a CDS encoding PepSY-like domain-containing protein — its product is MEKRVDRICSFLMACLLLIHISCTENSRVEDLRKELPENIQSSLQELYPDEIPQSTEQIIDPSTEEVCYYVSFSDGIYFVFNAAGEWTSIHFNSKELPSSIQTTYEDAIRQIEAETTSPIQALDKTLYGIAFGLEDQRWLAYSTEDKKLLGKEMEHNTGLQPNQYLPDQVYVFASFSFDAEIEHVIVPLDESQSDFRYSLWLSNHIVVDFDQNNDWLEVRHAEKAYLPDSFYSSLPGDVVEQLTEACPEKNIYLVRQMKSEQTIQYDFETDDQQIWGFSIPNPDYTSPTILPDKEVRAFINRYFGGSLSNSMVLPLDSKDRVVVSLSNGFDFTVNMQGEWMNIDNHNFGWSALKEELISSEILKAVEEKYQTTITSISRPLDQPQVQYILADEGDQVYYVYSATEFVAQDSPRTPYEKAYRYIRYHYPTEISFWLSYEQGKYRALLDDGTSLLFDGKGELIK
- a CDS encoding O-acetylhomoserine aminocarboxypropyltransferase/cysteine synthase family protein — protein: MENKFKPETICVQAGWNPKKGEPRVLPIYQSTTFKYETSEQMARLFDLEDSGYFYTRLQNPTNDAVASKIAALEGGVAAMLTSSGQAANFFTCFNICEAGDHIVSATSIYGGTYNLLGVTLKKMGIDCTFIDEDASEEEISKAFRPNTKLMFGETISNPGVKVLDIEKFARIAHKHGVPLVVDNTFATPINCRPFEWGADIVTHSTTKYMDGHATNVGGAIVDSGNFDWEAHADKFPGLCQPDESYHGLTYTKTFGKMAFITKATSQLMRDLGAIQAPQNAFLLNLGLETLHLRMPQHCKNAQAVAEWLEKCDKVAWVNYPGLKSNKYYELAQKYLPNGSCGVLSFGLKGGRDVAIRFMDHLKLAAIVTHVADARTCVLHPASHTHRQLSDEQLKEAGIAPDLIRFSVGIENVDDIIADIEQALNA